The following are encoded together in the Neomonachus schauinslandi chromosome 15, ASM220157v2, whole genome shotgun sequence genome:
- the ALKBH5 gene encoding RNA demethylase ALKBH5: MAAASGYTDLREKLKSMTSRDNYKASSREAAAAAAAAVAAAAAAAAAAEPYPVSGAKRKYQEDSDPERSDYEEQQLQKEEEARKVKSGIRQMRLFSQDECAKIEARIDEVVSRAEKGLYNEHTVDRAPLRNKYFFGEGYTYGAQLQKRGPGQERLYPPGDVDEIPEWVHQLVIQKLVEHRVIPEGFVNSAVINDYQPGGCIVSHVDPIHIFERPIVSVSFFSDSALCFGCKFQFKPIRVSEPVLSLPVRRGSVTVLSGYAADEITHCIRPQDIKERRAVIILRKTRLDAPRLETKSLSSSVLPPSYASDRLSGNNRDPALKPKRSHRKADPDAAHRPRILEMDKEENRRSVLLPTHRRRSSFSSENYWRKSYESGEDCSEAAGSPARKVKMRRH, translated from the exons ATGGCGGCCGCCAGCGGTTACACGGACCTGCGTGAGAAGCTCAAGTCCATGACGTCCCGGGATAACTATAAGGCGAGCAGCCGAGAGGcagcggccgccgccgccgccgccgtagccgccgccgccgctgccgccgccgctgccgagCCTTACCCGGTGTCGGGGGCTAAGCGCAAGTACCAGGAGGACTCGGACCCCGAGCGCAGCGACTACGAGGAGCAGCAgctgcagaaggaggaggaggcgcGCAAGGTGAAGAGCGGCATTCGCCAAATGCGTCTCTTCAGCCAGGACGAGTGCGCCaagatcgaggcccgcatcgacGAGGTGGTGTCTCGCGCCGAGAAGGGCCTGTACAACGAGCACACGGTGGACCGGGCCCCGCTGCGCAACAAGTACTTCTTCGGCGAGGGCTACACGTACGGCGCCCAGCTGCAGAAGCGCGGGCCTGGCCAGGAGCGCCTCTACCCGCCGGGCGATGTGGACGAGATCCCCGAGTGGGTGCACCAGCTGGTGATCCAGAAGCTGGTGGAGCACCGCGTCATCCCCGAGGGCTTCGTCAACAGCGCCGTCATCAACGACTATCAGCCCGGCGGCTGCATCGTGTCTCACGTGGACCCCATCCACATCTTCGAGCGCCCCATCGTGTCCGTGTCCTTCTTCAGCGACTCCGCGCTCTGCTTCGGCTGCAAGTTCCAGTTCAAGCCTATCCGGGTGTCGGAACCTGTGCTTTCTCTGCCGGTGCGCCGGGGAAGCGTGACTGTGCTCAG TGGATATGCTGCTGATGAAATCACTCACTGCATACGGCCTCAGGACATCAAGGAGCGCAGAGCGGTCATCATCCTCAGGAA GACGAGATTAGACGCACCCCGGTTGGAAACAAAGTCCCTGAGCAGCTCTGTGTTACCACCCAGCTATGCTTCAGATCGTCTGTCGGGAAACAACAGAGACCCTGCTCTGAAACCCAAGCGGTCCCATCGCAAGGCGGACCCTGATGCTGCCCACAG GCCTCGGATCCTGGAAATGGACAAGGAAGAGAACCGGCGTTCAGTGCTGCTGCCCACACACCGTCGGAGGAGTAGCTTCAGCTCCGAGAACTACTGGCGCAAGTCCTATGAGTCTGGGGAGGACTGCTCGGAGGCGGCAGGCAGCCCCGCCCGAAAGGTGAAGATGCGGAGGCACTGA